A region from the Corticium candelabrum chromosome 14, ooCorCand1.1, whole genome shotgun sequence genome encodes:
- the LOC134190086 gene encoding uncharacterized protein LOC134190086 isoform X1: MDATQLDERIRIYYQEGKPLKVILAYLAANHVVRSMSWLKRKTRALGLRRRNGSWDLLVLSDILQAMQIEIERCGRGAGYRSLWKRLKDCHGLAVRRDTVMTLLSIMDPEGAKSRKGRRLKRRVYVNKGPNYVWHTDGYDKFSSFGIYIHGCIDGYAVFNFVLLCHQLGHILTLD, translated from the exons ATGGACGCTACTCAGCTGGATG AGAGAATTAGAATTTACTATCAAGAGGGAAAACCTTTGAAGGTGATTCTAGCGTATTTGGCTGCGAATCACGTTGTTCGGAG CATGAGCTGGCTGAAGCGAAAGACTAGAGCTCTTGGTCTTCGAAGAAGAAACGGTAGCTGGGATCTGCTAGTACTGTCTGACATCTTGCAAGCAATGCAG ATAGAAATTGAGCGGTGTGGGAGAGGTGCTGGTTATCGGTCTCTCTGGAAGAGATTAAAGGATTGTCATGGGCTAGCAGTACGACG GGATACCGTAATGACATTACTATCAATTATGGATCCGGAAGGAGCAAAATCTAGGAAAGGTCGACGACTGAAGCGCAGAGTTTATGTAAACAAG GGTCCAAATTATGTTTGGCATACAGATGGCTATGACAAGTTTAGTTCTTTTGGGATTTACATACACGGTTGTATTGATGGGTATGCTGtctttaattttgttttgctgtgtcATCAATTAGGTCACATACTGACTTTGGACTGA
- the LOC134190086 gene encoding uncharacterized protein LOC134190086 isoform X3, with amino-acid sequence MTDKRILLFQQLSEEGWIYSNDNTNMTCFWFVFTQAMEAGLDYFTHWWNTHHMRKTHTASCPGGVPEDIFALPQLTGSEDYLCAVDPQLYDETYELLTSFQPSFYCREFVEAALSLLNMLDIDINVIDVNLSDCVKAYKCFVAAMEF; translated from the exons ATGACTGACAAGCGGATACTATTGTTTCAGCAACTGTCGGAAGAAGGCTGGATATACTCAAATgataacacaaacat GACATGTTTTTGGTTTGTGTTCACTCAAGCTATGGAGGCAGGGTTAGACTATTTTACTCATTGGTGGAATACGCATCACATGCGaaaaacacacacagctaGCTGTCCTGGTGGAGTACcagaagatatttttgctctTCCTCAGCTTACAG gATCTGAGGATTACTTGTGTGCTGTTGATCCTCAACTGTATGATGAAACATATGAACTACTCACATCTTTTCAACCTTCATTTTACTGCCGGGAATTTGTGGAAGCTGCACTGTCATTGCTGAACATGCTTgacatagatatcaatgttaTTGATGTCAATCTAAGCGATTGTGTTAAAGCATACAAGTGCTTTGTAGCTGCTATGGAGTTCTGA
- the LOC134190086 gene encoding uncharacterized protein LOC134190086 isoform X2: MKRIEGLWSQLRTQMTDKRILLFQQLSEEGWIYSNDNTNMTCFWFVFTQAMEAGLDYFTHWWNTHHMRKTHTASCPGGVPEDIFALPQLTGSEDYLCAVDPQLYDETYELLTSFQPSFYCREFVEAALSLLNMLDIDINVIDVNLSDCVKAYKCFVAAMEF; encoded by the exons ATGAAGAGAATAGAAGGATTATGGTCCCAGCTGCGAACGCAAATGACTGACAAGCGGATACTATTGTTTCAGCAACTGTCGGAAGAAGGCTGGATATACTCAAATgataacacaaacat GACATGTTTTTGGTTTGTGTTCACTCAAGCTATGGAGGCAGGGTTAGACTATTTTACTCATTGGTGGAATACGCATCACATGCGaaaaacacacacagctaGCTGTCCTGGTGGAGTACcagaagatatttttgctctTCCTCAGCTTACAG gATCTGAGGATTACTTGTGTGCTGTTGATCCTCAACTGTATGATGAAACATATGAACTACTCACATCTTTTCAACCTTCATTTTACTGCCGGGAATTTGTGGAAGCTGCACTGTCATTGCTGAACATGCTTgacatagatatcaatgttaTTGATGTCAATCTAAGCGATTGTGTTAAAGCATACAAGTGCTTTGTAGCTGCTATGGAGTTCTGA